A genomic window from Triticum urartu cultivar G1812 chromosome 7, Tu2.1, whole genome shotgun sequence includes:
- the LOC125518812 gene encoding uncharacterized protein LOC125518812 — protein MPGPGRRLPPDGSGRPPRVGGKQPLPKTIVIKPVLRLPGSGGKPPRGGELLDRAAAPEPESAPLAPSFLAAGAPPAPALKTSDPSSAAAGAARAAARPAPTVEPSAPSSVAGGETLAPVVKPSVLFSVAAGETFPPVVKPSAPSSVAAGEPPRLGDAGGEGAPRMIERAPEEESAGRGGTTGRSPAREEARASRGDKPFFGLLFIFVDHFVEDVGLDDYTQIIESLGGKVGTGINYNEATHIAVKGQVPPGARIFWEADGKTVTTTAWIENCFNMRKLLTNPCKDSSESLLPSPDMTPLATIKSRNCLSDSKISSKNCSPSNKRTSKKDEELRISQSRRKMLKFPTPDPPRVPSLPTGLYHSILVCESDSGWSESLYDHALRFKLHHNTLLPGFTTESKLSKISTKVAVGGSYSKLAGLHGKGKSLGGNFSSRNFIIYKDDSIKLLFSEDQLVDYSDAEGDKDYASFVKMITDEVFHKQPLPVDMIEWLRVISQGVAVCSPNILAHHIYLMEPFQAYGTFVVMYQLFSSIESTKGWSALSASLSHFDGWSLPRCKMLLKTYYYLDKNGNRVFYEYDVRGLLRLIWNSSKYQSRRDLQFFVQMVMKDYLRLLCDLQRALYDGGYLSHLQLNCR, from the exons ATGCCGGGGCCGGGGCGCCGCCTGCCCCCAGACGGCAGCGGGAGGCCGCCGCGCGTCGGCGGGAAGCAGCCACTCCCCAAGACTATCGTGATCAAGCCGGTACTCCGCCTGCCCGGCAGCGGAGGGAAGCCGCCCCGCGGCGGTGAGCTTCTCGATCGAGCCGCTGCTCCCGAGCCAGAGTCTGCACCCTTGGCTCCGTCCTTCCTCGCCGCTGGGGCGCCCCCTGCTCCCGCCCTCAAGACCTCGGATCCATCCTCCGCTGCCGCTGGGGCGGCCCGAGCTGCCGCGCGCCCTGCTCCCACCGTCGAGCCCTCCGCCCCGTCTTCCGTTGCTGGCGGGGAGACCCTCGCTCCCGTCGTCAAGCCCTCGGTCCTCTTCTCCGTTGCTGCTGGGGAGACCTTCCCTCCCGTCGTCAAGCCCTCAGCCCCCTCCTCCGTTGCCGCTGGGGAGCCACCAAGACTCGGAGATGCGGGCGGAGAAGGCGCGCCTAGGATGATCGAGCGAGCGCCAGAGGAGGAGAGCGCAGGACGCGGGGGCACGACGGGGAGGTCGCCCGCCCGGGAAGAAGCCAGGGCCAGCCGAGGCGACAAGCCCTTCTTTGGTTTGCTCTTCATCTTCGTCGACCACTTCGTCGAGGATGTG GGACTTGACGATTATACTCAAATAATTGAAAGCTTGGGTGGCAAGGTTGGGACAGGAATCAACTACAACGAAGCCACACACATCGCTGTGAAA GGTCAGGTACCACCAGGGGCCAGAATATTCTGGGAAGCAGATGGGAAGACAGTCACTACCACTGCTTGGATTGAGAATTGCTTCAACATGAGGAAGTTATTAACGAATCCATGTAAAGATAGCAGCGAAAGCCTGCTCCCTTCTCCTGATATGACACCCCTGGCAACGATTAAGTCAAG GAACTGCTTATCTGATAGCAAAATATCAAGCAAGAACTGCTCGCCTAGTAACAAAAGAACCAGCAAGAAAGATGAAGAGCTCAGGATATCGCAATCAAGAAGGAAGATGCTGAAATTTCCAACTCCCGACCCACCAAGAGTCCCCAGTCTCCCAACTGGTCTGTATCATTCTATCTTGGTCTGTGAGTCTGATAGTGGGTGGTCTGAATCGCTGTATGATCATGCCCTTCGATTTAAGCTACACCACAACACATTACTTCCAGGCTTCACCACTGAGTCCAAATTGTCTAAGATATCTACCAAGGTCGCTGTAGGTGGCTCGTATAGTAAATTGGCTGGGTTGCATGGCAAAGGGAAGTCGCTTGGGGGTAATTTCAGCTCAAGAAACTTCATCATATACAAAGACGATTCCATTAAGCTCCTTTTCAGCGAGGACCAGCTTGTTGACTATTCTGATGCCGAAGGTGACAAGGACTATGCTAGTTTTGTGAAAATGATAACGGACGAAGTTTTCCATAAGCAGCCCTTGCCTGTAGATATGATTGAATGGCTTCGAGTCATCTCACAGGGCGTAGCAGTCTGCAGTCCCAACATCTTAGCACATCACATATATCTGATGGAGCCTTTTCAAGCATATGGCACATTCGTAGTGATGTACCAGTTGTTCAGCAGCATTGAAAGTACGAAGGGGTGGAGTGCTTTGTCAGCATCTTTGTCTCACTTTGATGGCTGGTCATTACCAAGATGCAAAATGCTCCTGAAGACATATTACTATCTTGATAAGAATGGGAACCGTGTCTTCTATGAGTACGATGTAAGAGGACTCCTCAGGCTCATCTGGAACAGCTCGAAGTATCAGTCGAGGCGTGATCTCCAGTTTTTTGTTCAGATGGTCATGAAAGATTATCTAAGGTTACTGTGTGATCTGCAGAGGGCATTGTATGATGGAGGTTACCTAAGTCATCTGCAGCTGAACTGCCGCTAG